Proteins from a genomic interval of Acidobacteriota bacterium:
- a CDS encoding ATP-dependent metallopeptidase FtsH/Yme1/Tma family protein, whose protein sequence is MNSNMKNILVWLAVAASLIVLWQILVNVRDVNIEDKDFTTFYRDMTAKKVKSVRIMGEDLEGEEVGGRKFKTTIPAEGAWDLVQDLNQNGVAVKVERTSHGSLMSIFLTSWLPLILLLGFWIFLMRQMQSGGNKALSFGKSRARLMSSQQKKVTFKDVAGVEEAKEELTEIIEFLKEPQKFQKLGGRIPKGVLLMGPPGTGKTLLARAIAGEANVPFFSISGSDFVEMFVGVGASRVRDLFEQGKKNAPCIIFIDEIDAVGRHRGAGLGGGHDEREQTLNQLLVEMDGFESNDGVILIAASNRPDVLDPALLRPGRFDRQVVVPLPDIRGREGILKVHTRKIPISDDVNVSVIARGTPGFSGASLANLVNEAALNAARYNRKTVVMSDFEGAKDKVLMGKERRSMVLTEKEKKVTAYHEAGHALVAYLIPGTDPVHKVTIIPRGMALGLTQQLPEADKHNYTREYIEGQIAILMGGRCAEKMFLDQETTGAANDIEVATERARKMVTEWGMSPAMGPLTFGKKEEQIFLGREISQHRDYSEDTAIRIDQEVKRIVEEGYGHAARILEENRDTLVRLAEALLEYETLDIIEIEAIIKGQPIKPRTGVPSDPDPEGTATREKEPGGSPRPHLMNPEGKPAPA, encoded by the coding sequence TTGAACAGCAACATGAAGAACATTCTGGTGTGGCTGGCGGTAGCCGCTTCGCTGATCGTGCTGTGGCAGATCCTGGTCAATGTCCGCGACGTGAATATCGAGGACAAGGATTTCACCACCTTCTACCGGGACATGACGGCCAAGAAGGTGAAGTCGGTCCGGATCATGGGCGAGGACCTCGAAGGCGAAGAGGTCGGCGGAAGGAAATTCAAGACCACCATCCCGGCCGAAGGCGCCTGGGACCTGGTCCAGGACCTCAACCAGAACGGGGTTGCCGTAAAAGTGGAGAGAACCTCCCACGGGTCGCTGATGTCGATCTTCCTCACCTCCTGGCTCCCCCTCATCCTGCTGCTGGGCTTCTGGATATTCCTGATGCGCCAGATGCAGAGCGGGGGGAACAAGGCGCTCTCGTTCGGCAAGAGCCGGGCCCGGCTCATGTCCAGCCAGCAGAAGAAGGTGACGTTCAAGGATGTCGCCGGGGTGGAGGAAGCCAAGGAAGAGCTGACCGAGATCATCGAGTTTCTCAAGGAGCCGCAGAAATTCCAGAAGCTGGGAGGCCGCATCCCCAAGGGCGTCCTCCTGATGGGCCCCCCGGGGACGGGGAAGACCCTGCTGGCCCGGGCCATCGCCGGGGAAGCCAACGTCCCCTTTTTCTCCATCAGCGGGTCGGACTTCGTGGAGATGTTCGTGGGGGTGGGCGCCAGCCGGGTGCGCGACCTCTTTGAACAGGGGAAGAAGAACGCGCCCTGCATCATCTTCATCGACGAAATCGACGCCGTGGGTCGGCACCGCGGCGCCGGGCTCGGCGGAGGGCACGATGAAAGGGAGCAGACGCTCAACCAACTGCTCGTGGAGATGGACGGATTCGAGTCCAACGACGGCGTCATCCTGATCGCCGCCAGCAACCGCCCCGACGTCCTGGATCCGGCGCTGCTCAGGCCCGGCCGCTTCGACCGCCAGGTGGTCGTCCCGCTCCCCGATATCCGCGGACGCGAGGGGATCCTGAAGGTCCATACCCGAAAGATCCCGATATCGGACGACGTGAACGTTTCGGTGATCGCCCGCGGCACCCCGGGCTTCTCCGGCGCCTCCCTGGCGAACCTCGTGAACGAAGCCGCCCTCAACGCCGCCCGGTACAACCGCAAGACGGTCGTGATGAGCGATTTCGAGGGGGCCAAGGACAAGGTCCTGATGGGCAAGGAACGCAGGTCCATGGTCCTCACCGAAAAGGAGAAGAAGGTCACGGCCTACCACGAGGCGGGACACGCCCTGGTGGCCTACCTGATCCCCGGAACCGACCCGGTGCACAAGGTCACCATCATCCCTCGCGGCATGGCTCTCGGGCTGACGCAGCAGCTCCCCGAAGCCGACAAGCACAACTACACCCGGGAGTACATCGAGGGACAGATCGCCATCCTCATGGGCGGGCGGTGCGCCGAAAAGATGTTCCTGGACCAGGAAACGACCGGGGCGGCCAACGACATCGAGGTCGCCACGGAGCGCGCGCGCAAGATGGTGACCGAATGGGGGATGAGCCCGGCCATGGGGCCGCTGACCTTCGGAAAGAAGGAGGAACAGATCTTCCTGGGCCGTGAAATCTCCCAGCACCGCGATTACAGCGAGGACACCGCCATCCGGATCGACCAGGAGGTCAAGCGGATCGTGGAGGAGGGATACGGCCACGCCGCCAGGATCCTCGAGGAAAACAGGGACACCCTCGTGCGGCTGGCCGAGGCGCTGCTGGAATACGAGACCCTGGACATCATCGAGATCGAGGCCATCATCAAGGGGCAGCCGATCAAGCCCAGGACCGGCGTCCCATCCGATCCCGACCCCGAGGGGACCGCGACCCGGGAAAAGGAGCCCGGAGGCTCCCCCCGCCCGCACCTGATGAACCCCGAAGGCAAGCCGGCGCCGGCCTAG
- a CDS encoding transposase, with the protein MATKKRRQFTAEFKDRVAIEAVKGQKTIQEIASHYQVHPNMVTIWKRQALAELPKVFSSLSAREACRTNRILSSG; encoded by the coding sequence ATGGCAACGAAAAAGCGAAGACAGTTTACAGCGGAATTCAAAGACCGAGTAGCAATAGAAGCCGTAAAGGGACAAAAGACCATCCAGGAAATAGCTTCTCATTACCAAGTGCATCCGAACATGGTTACGATCTGGAAGCGTCAGGCTCTGGCCGAATTGCCGAAGGTTTTCTCGTCGCTATCTGCCCGAGAGGCTTGCCGAACGAATCGTATTCTATCGTCCGGATGA
- the hemL gene encoding glutamate-1-semialdehyde 2,1-aminomutase: MGARLVNDRSKELFSRAQKRIPGGVNSPVRAFRSVGGDPRFIRSGKGSRVTDVDGNTYIDYLGSWGPLILGHAPAPVIGALRRQIGLGTSYGAPTENEVVLAEMITEAVPSIEKVRLVNSGTEATMSAVRLARAFTGRNKIVKFDGCYHGHVDSLLVKAGSGVATLGLPDSLGVLPQDCSSTISIPYNDIDAVHQVLDLNRSEVAAVIIEPVAGNMGIVPPAQGFLQRLRKLTREHGALLIFDEVITGFRLLYGGAQALLRVKPDLTCLGKVIGGGLPVGAYGGHRSIMKWVAPEGPVYQAGTLSGNPLAVSAGIAALGALKKEGVYAKLAAMTASLVVGLKKAAGDAGVPVRINSIGSMFTVFFTETDVRDFQTAKTSDTERYARFFHAMLRRGVYFPPSQFETGFLSLAHTKSDIKATIELAREAFGEVAG, translated from the coding sequence ATTGGAGCCAGGCTCGTGAACGATCGATCCAAGGAGTTGTTTTCCCGCGCGCAGAAACGAATCCCCGGGGGGGTGAACAGCCCCGTGCGCGCCTTCCGCAGCGTCGGCGGGGACCCCCGGTTCATCCGGTCGGGGAAAGGGAGCCGCGTTACCGACGTGGACGGGAACACCTACATCGACTACCTTGGCTCCTGGGGCCCCCTCATCCTGGGGCACGCCCCGGCGCCCGTGATCGGCGCCCTGCGGCGGCAGATCGGGCTGGGTACCAGCTACGGCGCGCCCACCGAGAACGAGGTCGTCCTGGCGGAGATGATCACCGAGGCCGTCCCCTCCATCGAAAAGGTCCGGCTGGTGAACTCGGGCACCGAGGCGACCATGAGCGCCGTCCGGCTTGCGCGCGCCTTCACGGGACGCAACAAGATCGTCAAGTTCGACGGCTGCTACCACGGGCACGTGGACAGCCTGCTGGTGAAGGCGGGGTCGGGGGTGGCTACGCTCGGGCTCCCGGACAGCCTCGGCGTCCTGCCCCAGGACTGCAGTTCCACCATCTCCATTCCTTACAACGACATCGACGCGGTGCACCAGGTCCTCGACCTGAACCGGTCGGAGGTCGCCGCCGTCATCATCGAGCCGGTGGCCGGCAACATGGGGATCGTCCCCCCCGCGCAGGGATTTCTCCAGCGCCTGCGCAAGCTCACGCGCGAGCACGGCGCCCTGCTGATCTTCGACGAGGTGATCACCGGGTTCCGGCTCCTGTACGGGGGCGCCCAGGCGCTGCTCAGGGTCAAGCCCGACCTCACCTGCCTGGGGAAGGTCATCGGCGGCGGGCTCCCGGTGGGCGCCTACGGCGGCCACCGCTCCATCATGAAATGGGTGGCCCCGGAGGGGCCCGTCTACCAGGCGGGGACGCTTTCGGGGAACCCCCTGGCGGTTTCGGCCGGCATCGCGGCGCTGGGGGCCCTGAAGAAGGAGGGAGTGTACGCGAAACTGGCGGCCATGACCGCCTCCCTGGTGGTCGGCCTGAAGAAGGCGGCCGGGGACGCCGGCGTCCCGGTCCGGATCAACTCCATCGGGTCGATGTTCACGGTCTTTTTCACCGAAACGGACGTCAGGGATTTCCAGACGGCCAAGACCTCCGATACCGAACGGTACGCCCGGTTCTTCCACGCCATGCTCCGGCGGGGGGTCTATTTCCCGCCGTCCCAGTTCGAGACCGGTTTCCTGTCGCTGGCCCACACGAAAAGCGACATCAAGGCCACGATAGAGCTGGCGCGGGAAGCCTTCGGGGAAGTGGCCGGCTGA
- the hemB gene encoding porphobilinogen synthase, translating into MSFPENRPRRLRSSLIRGMVAETRLSPEQLVYPLFVCPGEGVKKEISAMPGNYHWSVDTLVEEVRAVKSLGIGGVMLFGVPDKKDDHGSGAWDDEGIVQQALRALKREVPGIVLISDVCLCEYTSHGHCGVVSGGEILNDETLELLARTALSQAGAGSDMIAPSDMMDGRVGAIRSLLDAHGFQNTPIMSYAVKYASGYYGPFREAAGSAPAFGDRRSHQMDPANAREALREIDLDIGEGADIIMVKPAGPYLDILRMARDRYSIPLAAYQVSGEYSALVAAGRMGWLDLPRTMMESLIGIRRAGADIILTYFAKEAAEILS; encoded by the coding sequence ATGTCCTTTCCGGAAAACCGTCCGCGAAGGCTCCGCAGCAGCCTGATCCGGGGGATGGTGGCGGAAACCAGGTTGTCGCCCGAACAGCTGGTGTATCCCCTCTTCGTCTGTCCCGGCGAGGGGGTGAAAAAGGAGATCTCCGCGATGCCGGGGAACTACCACTGGTCCGTGGACACCCTCGTGGAGGAGGTCCGGGCGGTGAAATCGCTCGGCATCGGCGGCGTCATGCTCTTCGGGGTCCCCGACAAGAAGGACGATCACGGGAGCGGGGCCTGGGACGACGAGGGGATCGTGCAGCAGGCGCTCCGGGCCCTCAAGCGCGAGGTCCCGGGCATCGTCCTGATTTCCGACGTCTGCCTCTGCGAATACACCTCCCACGGCCACTGCGGCGTCGTCTCCGGCGGGGAGATCCTCAACGACGAGACCCTCGAGCTGCTGGCCCGGACAGCCCTGTCCCAGGCCGGGGCGGGCTCGGACATGATCGCCCCCTCGGACATGATGGACGGGAGGGTGGGCGCCATCCGTTCGCTGCTGGACGCCCATGGCTTCCAGAACACCCCGATCATGTCCTACGCGGTGAAGTACGCGTCGGGTTACTACGGCCCGTTCCGCGAGGCGGCCGGTTCGGCCCCGGCGTTCGGGGACCGGCGCAGCCACCAGATGGACCCCGCCAACGCACGCGAAGCCCTGCGCGAGATCGATCTCGACATCGGTGAAGGGGCCGACATCATCATGGTGAAGCCCGCCGGCCCCTACCTGGACATCCTCCGGATGGCCCGGGACCGCTACTCCATCCCCCTGGCGGCCTACCAGGTCAGCGGCGAATACTCCGCCCTGGTGGCGGCCGGGCGGATGGGGTGGCTCGACCTGCCGCGCACCATGATGGAATCCCTGATCGGCATCCGGCGCGCGGGCGCCGATATCATCCTGACCTACTTCGCCAAAGAGGCCGCGGAAATATTGTCCTAA
- the tilS gene encoding tRNA lysidine(34) synthetase TilS → MGTHIPPGGGHALERRVRRTIEAHEMLAGGEHVLVAVSGGADSVALLHCLVALSPEYDLRLTVAHLNHRIRGEEADADADFVRRMSLELGLRCIAKTVEVRRQAELAGRNLEEHARRVRYGFLRGAARRVGAGKIAVGHNLNDQAETALFRFLRGSGIEGLAAMAPVADGLVIRPLLDCGRGLIVDYLERRGIGHREDASNGDLRYARNRLRHETLPSLRSRYNPRLVPALARQARMVREVWDYVRSQASEASDGILRTSGGEVVLEIPPLARLHPALRKEVVRRALRECLGSLRGIGSVHIEGILALCAGRGESRQAQLPRGARAIRQFDTLTLSGRPPSETLGYAYPLAVPGECLLRETGVTFRASACQAPSPGTPAPRSRAFIDPSTLPGPLTVRSRAPGDRYGGEGHRKVKRMLIDARVPRLERSRLAMVASGDAVVWIPGFRPARRHEAAPGTPCIMLERIPAAVEPGLF, encoded by the coding sequence ATGGGGACACATATTCCACCCGGGGGGGGGCACGCCCTCGAGCGCCGGGTCCGAAGGACCATCGAGGCCCATGAGATGCTGGCCGGGGGGGAGCACGTCCTGGTCGCCGTCAGCGGGGGGGCCGACAGCGTGGCGCTGCTCCACTGCCTCGTCGCCCTCTCGCCCGAATACGATCTCAGGCTGACGGTGGCGCACCTCAACCACCGGATCCGGGGGGAGGAGGCCGACGCCGACGCCGACTTCGTCCGCCGGATGAGCCTCGAGCTGGGTCTTCGGTGCATCGCCAAAACCGTGGAGGTCCGGCGGCAGGCGGAACTCGCCGGACGGAACCTGGAGGAGCATGCGCGCAGGGTGCGTTACGGCTTTCTCCGCGGCGCGGCGCGCCGCGTGGGGGCCGGAAAGATCGCCGTCGGCCACAACCTGAACGACCAGGCGGAAACCGCGCTCTTCCGCTTCCTCCGGGGAAGCGGGATCGAAGGGCTCGCGGCCATGGCTCCCGTGGCCGACGGCCTCGTGATCCGCCCCTTGCTGGACTGCGGCCGCGGGCTGATCGTCGACTACCTCGAGCGGCGCGGGATCGGCCACAGGGAGGACGCCTCCAACGGCGACCTCCGCTACGCGCGCAACCGGCTCCGTCATGAAACCCTCCCCTCCCTCCGGAGCCGCTACAACCCCCGCCTCGTCCCCGCCCTGGCGCGCCAGGCGCGGATGGTGCGGGAGGTGTGGGATTACGTCCGGTCGCAGGCCTCGGAAGCCTCAGACGGCATCCTCCGCACCTCCGGGGGGGAGGTCGTGCTCGAGATCCCCCCCCTGGCCCGGCTCCACCCCGCTCTGAGGAAAGAGGTGGTGCGGCGCGCGCTGCGCGAGTGCCTGGGGTCGCTGCGCGGGATCGGATCGGTTCATATCGAGGGGATCCTGGCCCTGTGCGCCGGCCGGGGGGAGAGCCGCCAGGCCCAGCTTCCGCGCGGCGCCCGGGCGATCCGCCAGTTCGACACCCTGACGCTTTCCGGGCGGCCCCCTTCGGAAACGCTCGGGTACGCCTACCCGCTCGCGGTGCCGGGCGAATGCCTCCTCCGGGAAACGGGGGTGACATTCCGGGCTTCCGCCTGCCAGGCCCCGTCACCTGGGACGCCGGCACCCCGTTCCCGTGCCTTCATCGACCCCTCGACCCTCCCCGGCCCCCTGACGGTCCGGTCGCGGGCACCGGGGGACCGGTACGGGGGGGAGGGGCACCGGAAGGTCAAGCGGATGCTGATCGACGCCAGGGTCCCGCGCCTCGAGCGCTCCCGCCTGGCGATGGTGGCCTCCGGCGACGCCGTCGTCTGGATCCCCGGCTTCCGGCCCGCCCGCCGGCACGAGGCCGCGCCGGGCACCCCCTGCATCATGCTCGAGAGGATCCCCGCCGCGGTGGAACCTGGACTTTTCTAA
- a CDS encoding nucleotidyl transferase AbiEii/AbiGii toxin family protein yields the protein MKEHLRRLASAAGNDLARTCLVREYLQARILEALQDTGAFLRWAFLGGTALRFLFSIPRFSEDLDFSLIDPEKNAGFGSAAAGIKRLFEREGYSIDVRASEKRTVSSAWIRFPGLPHEIGISPHAARVLSVKLELHTNPPAGAHIVNTVVRRHVTLNLCHHDLSSLLAGKIHAVLSRQWTKGRDLYDLVWYLADRACPVPNLDLLNAALAQTGWKGPRITEADWREQLSSRIKSRDWEKARADVKPFLERARDLDLLTKEVLLSLLK from the coding sequence ATGAAGGAGCATCTGCGCCGGCTGGCCTCCGCCGCAGGGAACGATCTTGCCCGCACCTGTCTGGTCCGGGAGTATCTGCAGGCGCGGATCCTGGAAGCGCTGCAGGACACCGGCGCATTTCTCCGATGGGCCTTTCTGGGCGGCACGGCGTTGCGCTTTTTGTTCAGCATCCCGCGATTTTCGGAAGACCTCGATTTTTCTCTCATCGATCCGGAAAAAAACGCTGGTTTTGGATCGGCTGCGGCCGGAATCAAGCGACTTTTTGAGCGGGAAGGCTATTCGATTGACGTAAGGGCGAGTGAGAAAAGGACGGTTTCATCCGCCTGGATCCGCTTTCCCGGGCTCCCCCACGAAATCGGCATTTCCCCCCATGCGGCCCGGGTGCTCTCCGTAAAACTGGAACTGCACACCAATCCTCCTGCGGGAGCGCACATCGTAAATACCGTTGTTCGCCGGCACGTCACGTTGAACCTGTGCCACCATGACCTGTCTTCCCTGCTCGCGGGAAAGATCCACGCGGTTCTCAGTCGCCAATGGACAAAAGGCCGCGATCTCTACGACCTGGTCTGGTACCTCGCCGACCGCGCTTGCCCGGTTCCGAACCTTGACCTCCTGAATGCCGCATTGGCACAAACAGGGTGGAAGGGGCCGCGTATAACGGAAGCTGATTGGCGCGAGCAATTGAGCAGCCGAATCAAGTCCCGGGATTGGGAAAAAGCCCGAGCCGATGTGAAGCCATTCCTGGAGCGCGCACGGGATCTGGACCTGCTGACTAAGGAGGTGCTTCTCAGCCTCCTGAAATGA
- a CDS encoding CarD family transcriptional regulator: MDFRIGEKVVYPNHGVGIIEEVSSRDVNGTAEQFYMLRIHANSSLVMVPTANVKNVGLRRIIKKNDVDGLYKLLNEDFFEPEADWKGRYKDHSEKMRTGSIFQVAEVLKNLVFLSYRKSLSFREKKMLDRAKQLIISEVATVRSLNEKSVEEQIDRILSEAYSRSVKTSE, from the coding sequence ATGGATTTTCGCATTGGTGAAAAAGTCGTCTATCCCAACCACGGAGTGGGCATTATCGAAGAAGTCAGCAGCCGCGACGTCAACGGCACCGCCGAGCAGTTCTACATGCTCCGGATCCACGCCAACTCCTCCCTCGTCATGGTCCCCACCGCCAACGTCAAGAACGTCGGGTTGCGCCGCATCATCAAGAAGAACGACGTGGACGGGCTCTACAAGCTCCTGAACGAGGATTTCTTCGAACCGGAAGCGGACTGGAAGGGGCGCTACAAGGACCATTCCGAAAAGATGCGCACCGGGTCGATCTTCCAGGTCGCCGAGGTGCTCAAGAACCTCGTCTTTCTCAGCTACCGCAAGAGCCTGTCGTTCCGCGAAAAGAAGATGCTGGACCGGGCCAAGCAGCTCATCATCAGCGAGGTGGCCACGGTCCGGAGCCTGAACGAGAAATCCGTCGAGGAACAGATCGATCGCATTCTTTCCGAGGCCTATTCACGTTCCGTGAAGACCTCCGAATAG
- a CDS encoding tetratricopeptide repeat protein, which translates to MKRGILALSLAAVLALGGCRRGDSPRTAGGGEAEASGYAGSESCRECHEKFYQLWAGSHHGLAMQPFTAELYRTKLTPQGGGLRIGDADYRVEFDGRQARVREKGPEGERDYPLEHALGGKNVYYFLTPMERGRLQVLPLAYDVRRQAWFDTAASGIRHFHDLEEETVDWRDAEYTFNTSCWGCHVSQFARNYDLATDTYRSAWREPGINCEACHGSAVEHVRVCRAAEKGKPPADLKIDVIVPPRYSSEASSGACSVCHAKGAPLTASYVPGEDFFDHFDLGLFEHPDYHPDGRDLGENYTYTQWLMSPCANSGMLDCMHCHTSSGRFRFAAGDTNQACMPCHAENVKNAADHSRHPQGSEGSRCIACHMPMTEFARMRRSDHSMLPPTPAATLAWKSPNACNLCHEEKDAAWADGWVRRWRKRDYQAPVLHRAGLVEAARRRDWKRLPDILAYLGAKERDAVSAASLIRLIRPCDDERKWPALVRALADPSPLVRSSAAEQLGDRVDAPALAALGGAVRDPSRLVRIRAAAALAAVPREMLDPGTAEAFDRAAAEFKATLDARPDHWASHFNLGGFHFSLGEYGRAAQLYETAIRLAPREIMPQVNVSFAYNALGKNDKAEASLRRALELQPGSAEVNLNLGLLLGEMGRVDEAAARFEAAARLDPGSAVAAYNLGVIHAGTGKTKSAIDHLRRAYRLQPGNAQYGYSLAFYLDQGGDASGAAGVLRRVVRDAPAHLDAVFLLGDIYQRQGKAAEARELYRRALSAGPLAPEARGLLENRLRGLEGDS; encoded by the coding sequence ATGAAAAGGGGGATCCTGGCGCTGTCGCTGGCCGCGGTCCTGGCCCTGGGCGGATGCCGGCGCGGGGATTCGCCGCGGACGGCCGGGGGAGGGGAGGCGGAGGCTTCCGGCTACGCCGGGAGCGAGTCCTGCCGCGAGTGCCACGAAAAGTTCTACCAGCTGTGGGCCGGTTCCCACCATGGCCTCGCCATGCAGCCGTTCACGGCGGAGCTCTACCGGACGAAGCTCACGCCGCAGGGGGGCGGCCTGAGGATCGGCGACGCCGACTACCGGGTGGAATTCGACGGGCGGCAGGCCCGGGTCAGGGAAAAGGGGCCGGAAGGGGAGCGGGACTACCCCCTCGAGCACGCGCTCGGGGGGAAGAACGTCTATTATTTCCTGACCCCCATGGAGCGCGGCCGGCTGCAGGTTCTCCCCCTGGCCTACGACGTGCGGAGGCAGGCCTGGTTCGACACCGCCGCCAGCGGGATCCGCCACTTTCACGACCTCGAGGAGGAAACGGTCGACTGGAGGGACGCGGAGTACACCTTCAACACCTCCTGCTGGGGGTGCCACGTCAGCCAGTTTGCGCGCAACTACGACCTCGCGACCGATACCTACCGCTCCGCCTGGCGGGAGCCGGGGATCAACTGCGAGGCGTGCCACGGCTCCGCCGTCGAGCACGTGCGGGTCTGCCGCGCCGCGGAGAAGGGGAAGCCCCCTGCGGACCTCAAAATCGACGTCATCGTTCCGCCGCGGTACAGCAGCGAGGCTTCCAGCGGCGCCTGCTCCGTCTGCCACGCCAAGGGCGCCCCGCTGACCGCTTCCTATGTCCCGGGGGAGGACTTCTTCGACCACTTCGACCTGGGGCTGTTCGAGCACCCCGATTACCACCCCGACGGGCGGGACCTGGGGGAGAACTACACCTACACCCAGTGGCTGATGAGCCCGTGCGCGAATTCGGGGATGCTCGACTGCATGCATTGCCACACCTCGAGCGGAAGGTTCCGCTTCGCGGCCGGGGACACGAACCAGGCCTGCATGCCGTGCCATGCCGAAAACGTGAAGAACGCCGCCGACCACTCCCGCCACCCGCAGGGGAGCGAGGGGAGCCGCTGCATCGCGTGCCACATGCCCATGACCGAATTCGCCCGCATGCGCCGCAGCGACCATTCGATGCTCCCCCCCACCCCCGCGGCGACCCTGGCCTGGAAATCGCCCAACGCATGTAACCTCTGCCACGAGGAGAAGGACGCCGCCTGGGCGGACGGGTGGGTGCGCCGCTGGCGGAAGCGGGACTACCAGGCGCCGGTCCTCCACCGGGCCGGGCTGGTCGAGGCGGCGCGCCGGCGCGACTGGAAGAGGCTCCCGGACATCCTCGCCTACCTCGGGGCGAAGGAGCGCGACGCGGTGTCCGCCGCCTCCCTCATCCGGCTGATCCGGCCCTGCGACGACGAGCGGAAGTGGCCCGCCCTGGTCCGGGCGCTCGCGGACCCCTCCCCGCTCGTGCGCTCGAGCGCGGCCGAACAACTCGGGGACCGCGTGGACGCCCCCGCGCTGGCGGCCCTCGGCGGGGCGGTCCGGGACCCGTCGCGCCTGGTCCGCATCCGGGCCGCGGCGGCCCTGGCGGCGGTGCCGCGGGAAATGCTGGACCCGGGGACGGCGGAGGCCTTCGACCGGGCGGCCGCGGAATTCAAGGCGACGCTCGACGCCCGTCCCGATCACTGGGCTTCGCACTTCAACCTGGGGGGCTTTCACTTCTCCCTGGGGGAGTACGGGCGGGCGGCGCAGCTGTACGAGACGGCCATCCGCCTGGCGCCGCGCGAGATCATGCCCCAGGTCAACGTCTCCTTCGCCTATAACGCGCTCGGGAAGAACGACAAGGCGGAAGCGAGCCTGCGCCGGGCGCTCGAGCTGCAGCCGGGCAGCGCGGAGGTGAACCTGAACCTGGGCCTGCTGCTGGGGGAGATGGGGCGCGTCGACGAGGCCGCAGCCCGCTTCGAGGCGGCGGCCAGGCTCGATCCCGGTTCGGCCGTCGCCGCCTACAACCTGGGCGTCATCCACGCCGGGACCGGAAAAACGAAGTCGGCGATCGATCACCTGCGCCGCGCCTATCGATTGCAGCCCGGAAACGCGCAGTACGGCTATTCGCTCGCTTTCTATCTTGATCAGGGGGGAGACGCCTCCGGCGCCGCCGGGGTGCTGCGGCGGGTCGTGCGGGACGCCCCCGCCCATCTCGATGCCGTCTTTCTCCTGGGCGATATCTATCAACGGCAGGGGAAGGCGGCCGAGGCCCGGGAGCTGTACCGGCGCGCGCTCTCCGCCGGCCCGCTGGCGCCCGAGGCGAGGGGGCTCCTGGAGAACCGGCTCCGGGGGCTCGAGGGGGATTCCTGA
- a CDS encoding HlyC/CorC family transporter: MSPLLLYFVLLLFFIVLSTFFSAAETAFIAVNRLKLKYQAESGDRQAEAIHRIVSNPDRLLGVILLGVTVAEIAAAGIATSIVTSYFSDQYAEIAGLVGSFVFAFIILIFCELTPKIVAAAHPETLSRRLLPPVRFFLAVLNPFARMAAWMANGLVRLFGLNPKGSPFAQSLSEEEIKAMIAGSSEASVPDEKKLMLYNIFEIGATQIREIMIPRGEVTAIDISEEPAKILDIVIQTHYSRIPVYRGNFDNPIGILNVKDLLPYVRKSNLEIAIRTLLRPVHFVPDSARLDIVLRRLQSMHLHMAIVVDEYGGVEGIVTLEDLLEEIVGEIRDEHDTETEAVRQLGPHLYSVAGNLPIRDFNRYFDEKLPETPRYATLAGFLESLTGRLLLEGETVRYENLVLTIEKAEGFRIVSVRVRTSS, translated from the coding sequence TTGTCTCCGCTGCTGCTCTATTTCGTTCTCCTGCTTTTTTTCATCGTCCTGTCGACCTTCTTCTCGGCGGCGGAAACGGCCTTCATCGCCGTCAACCGGCTCAAGCTCAAGTACCAGGCGGAATCGGGGGACCGGCAGGCCGAGGCCATCCACCGGATCGTGTCCAACCCCGACCGGCTGCTGGGCGTCATCCTGCTGGGGGTGACGGTGGCCGAAATCGCCGCCGCCGGGATCGCCACCTCGATCGTCACCTCCTATTTCTCCGATCAATACGCGGAGATCGCCGGCCTCGTCGGGTCCTTCGTCTTCGCCTTCATCATCCTGATCTTCTGCGAACTGACCCCCAAGATCGTCGCGGCGGCGCACCCGGAGACCCTCTCCCGCAGGCTCCTCCCCCCGGTCCGGTTTTTCCTCGCCGTCCTGAACCCCTTCGCGCGGATGGCCGCCTGGATGGCCAACGGCCTCGTCCGCCTTTTCGGGCTGAACCCGAAGGGGAGCCCCTTCGCCCAGAGCCTCAGCGAAGAGGAGATCAAGGCGATGATCGCCGGCTCCAGCGAGGCGAGCGTGCCGGACGAAAAGAAGCTGATGCTCTACAACATCTTCGAGATCGGGGCGACCCAGATCCGCGAGATCATGATCCCCCGGGGCGAGGTCACGGCCATCGATATCAGCGAGGAGCCGGCGAAGATCCTGGACATCGTCATTCAGACCCACTACTCCCGGATCCCCGTGTACCGCGGCAATTTCGACAACCCGATCGGCATCCTCAACGTCAAGGACCTGCTCCCCTACGTCCGGAAATCGAACCTGGAGATCGCCATCCGGACGCTGCTGCGCCCGGTGCACTTCGTCCCCGACAGCGCCCGGCTCGACATCGTCCTGCGCCGGCTGCAGTCGATGCACCTGCACATGGCCATCGTGGTGGACGAATACGGGGGGGTGGAGGGGATCGTCACGCTCGAGGACCTGCTCGAGGAGATCGTGGGCGAAATCCGCGACGAGCACGACACGGAAACCGAGGCCGTCAGGCAGCTGGGCCCGCACCTCTACAGCGTGGCGGGGAACCTGCCCATCCGCGATTTCAACCGCTATTTCGACGAGAAGCTCCCGGAAACGCCCAGGTATGCCACCCTGGCGGGTTTTCTCGAATCGCTGACCGGGCGGCTGCTGCTCGAGGGGGAAACCGTGCGCTACGAAAACCTGGTCCTCACCATCGAGAAGGCGGAAGGGTTCCGCATCGTCTCCGTGCGGGTGCGGACCTCGTCGTGA